The Mustela erminea isolate mMusErm1 chromosome 6, mMusErm1.Pri, whole genome shotgun sequence genome includes a region encoding these proteins:
- the LOC116593453 gene encoding transcription initiation factor TFIID subunit 4-like, with product MGEQQGLEAGDTGREARRLSNSRGITVQCDNASINQPQRGADEGPPPSASEGPVTTRRGGGGQQQDGLWRGRGGWKKPKSSGCRHEAPRSPVPRALGGDSWPDRALRRTPRNPLTFLPGRARQETTCEGRPERPRQLLGTAPQSAERPAPPLTSPGSRNHFPRGEEVGEAAGGSRGGRERWGAAGSTENGGSVLCSSAADSRGSGRHAEVRLHLEDEATAEPRGSASTSRGSLLTLHCEEAAAEEAAPSPAPAQSPAAAEWPPASPQDPPPRLRRAAHRARRAQHGQLRQPHAAVRNSSGGRGAAPFVSTAKLLGRGPVCTGWPARLPGQARGGERSPVPVWRSLLSTPTRLPLHAGGAAAPAATAAAAAAAEARAAAAAALAGRGHVTQPAGSLGAGKRARARRKRGWDRD from the exons GCAGGAGACACCGGGAGAGAAGCGCGGCGGCTCTCGAACTCCCGCGGAATCACCGTCCAGTGTGACAACGCATCAATCAACCAGCCCCAGCGAGGGGCCGACGAGGGGCCCCCGCCCTCAGCCAGCGAAGGGCCA GTCACCACacgccggggcgggggcggccagCAGCAGGATGGGCTATGGCGCGGCCGAGGCGGCTGGAAGAAGCCGAAGAGCAGCGGGTGTAGACACGAAGCCCCACGGAGCCCCGTCCCTCGGGCTCTGGGCGGGGACTCCTGGCCGGACCGGGCGCTGAGGCGCACGCCGAGGAACCCGCTCACCTTTCTCCCAGGGCGGGCGCGGCAGGAGACAACCTGCGAGGGGCGCCCCGAACGCCCGCGCCAACTTCTCGGGACTGCGCCGCAGTCCGCTGAGCGCCCAGCG CCGCCACTCACCTCGCCCGGCAGCAGGAACCATTTTCCGAGGGGGGAGGAGGTAGGGGAGGCTGCGGGAGGGtcgaggggtgggagggagcggTGGGGGGCAGCGGGAAGCACGGAGAATGGGGGCTCGGTCCTCTGCTCGTCCGCAGCCGACTCGCGGGGCTCGGGGCGCCACGCGGAGGTGCGGCTACACCTCGAGGATGAGGCGACCGCGGAGCCCAGAGGCTCGGCGTCCACCAGCCGGGGCTCCCTACTCACGCTGCACTgcgaggaggcggcggcggaggaggcGGCGCCCAGCCCGGCCCCCGCCCAGAGCCCGGCAGCCGCCGAGTGGCCGCCCGCGTCCCCGCAGGACCCGCCTCCTCGGCTCCGCAGAGCCGCACACAGGGCGCGCCGCGCTCAGCACGGGCAGCTCCGCCAGCCTCACGCCGCCGTCCGCAACAGCAGCGGCGGGCGGGGTGCAGCCCCTTTCGTGAGCAC CGCAAAGCTTCTGGGCAGGGGGCCCGTTTGCACCGGGTGGCCAGCAAGATTGCCCGGGCAGGCCCGGGGAGGTGAACGCTCACCCGTTCCGGTCTGGCGCTCCCTTCTTTCCACACCCACACGCCTCCCGCTCCACGCTGGCGGCGCAGCTGCTCCCGCTGccactgccgccgccgccgccgccgccgaagctcgcgccgccgctgctgccgcctTGGCTGGGCGCGGTCACGTGACGCAGCCCGCGGGGAGCCTGGGGGCGGGcaagcgcgcgcgcgcgcggagGAAGCGCGGCTGGGACAGGGACTAG